The genomic DNA TAGCGACAGCCTGTTCTTGAATCTGGTTATATAACGTTTCCCGTTTTTTAGCAGATAGTTTTTTTGAATCATTTAAGCCTAATAATTGACAATCTTTCGGCAAAATAACTGCAGCTGTCACAACAGGACCAGCTAATGGTCCGCGGCCTACTTCATCAATTCCCGCAATTAAACGATGGCCTTTTTTATAGGCCGCTTCCTCAAATTGACTCATTTTTTTAAAAAGTTGCCACTCTTGTTCTTTGGCTAACTGGCGACGTTCCCATTGTTTGATAGCTTGTTGCACTCCTGAACGTTCATCTTCTCGCCAGCTTGCTAATCGTTCATCGGTTGCATCAGTGACCGTTAACAACGCTTCTTTGATTGCCTGAATCGACTCTTTTACCATGTTATTCGTCTCCTAGTTCTTCCCAGCGGTCCAAAGTATACGTACCTAATTTTCCACTGCGAATTTCTAAAATAATCATTTCGCTGGCTCGATTATAATCATCTCTAAAACCACGTTTTTGGCTAATTAACATCAATTGTTCTGGGGCAGGTAAAAATAGCTCTTCCTCTGTTAAACCATATCGTTCCGTCAAACGTTGCGGATAAAAACGTGCAAAAAATTCTAATCCATAAATCGCCAAATCATCTAAATGCAATAATTGATCTTTTATAGCGCCAGTTAAAGCTAATTTTTTCCCAATTTCCTCATCTTCAAATTTTGGCCAGAGAATTCCTGGTGTATCCAGTAATTCCAATTGGGAACCAGAGCGTAACCATTGTTGTCCTTTTGTCACGCCTGGCTTGTTCCCAGTTTGCGCAATTTTTTTTCCGACTAAACGATTCATTAAGGTTGACTTACCAACATTGGGGATCCCGATACACATGGCGCGAATCGCACGCGGTTTCAAGCCTTTCGCCTGTTCACGAGCCAATTTTTCTTTTAACGCTTCCTTGGCTGCTGGCACAATTTTATTGATTCCTTTATTTTGTTGGGCATTGATGACTAGGGTTTGGTACCCTTTCTTTTGAAAGTAATGTTGCCATTTTTTATTTTGGTCATTATCTGCTAAGTCCCCTTTATTTAAAAGGACTAATCGTGGTTTTTGTTGGACAATTTGGTCCATCATTGGGTTACGGGAAGAAAGCGGTAACCGCGCATCAACTAGTTCAAATACAATATCGACATATTTGATTTTTTCAGAAACTTCTCTTCTTGCTTTGGCCATATGGCCGGGAAACCATTGAATGGTCATAATCTGTTCAAATCCCTTCTTTAACACATTGTTTCTTTGATTTCAATTCTTCAACGAATCCTGTGTTCCGCGTAGATTCTTGCGAAAAAACACCTTCTCTAGTTTAACATATTTTTCACGGATTTGATTTATTTTCTGTAGTGTTCTTTAAAAAACAAAAAAGCTGAGACAAACTCACTTTGGATTTTGTCTCAGCCTTGTACACTGGTAAAGTATAGAAAGAAGTAGGTCAAGCTCTTCTCAAGACCGACTCAAGAGTATTTCTGTTTTTACTCGTTATTTCGCATGAAGTAAATTTTCTTTACAATGAATTAACTCTGTTAAAAACTGACAGTACGGTGTAGCAATCCCATAGGCTTTCCCTTTGCGAACAATTGCTCCATTGATATAATCAATTTCGGTTAAACGATGATTGGTTATTAAGTCCTGATACATCGATGGATGGTGCAAACCAATTGTTTCTCGATTATAACACGAGCGGATTTGTTGAAGAACTGCTTGTTTATCTAACGTAACTTGTTCCACTTCAGCGACTGCTAAAAATTCATTAACTATTTGTTGAACAATTTGATCTGCTTGCTCTGTTTCGCCAAAGTCTGCCATATTACAATCCAACAAAGTACATAAACCATTCATTGTTCCATTTACGCAAGCCTTCTTATAAATGGATGATAAAATATTCTCAGAATAACGTGCATTTAAGCCAGCGTTATTTAATACCTTAATGACTGCTTCTGCCGCTTGTTCACTTTGCGCTCCTAAATTTTGTAAATCAATCGAACCATTGCCAAATAATTTTACTTTGCCAGGTCCTTCTAACCCAGCGGTCCACATTGTGTTTCCTAATAAAATATTTTCGTAAGGCACGTATTTTTTGATAATATCTTCGTGACCAATTCCATTTAACAAGCATAAAACTTTCGTATTTTTATTAAGGAAATGTTCTAATGCTTCAAGCATTCCTTCCAGTTGCATTGCTTTTGTAAATAGGATAACTAAGTCTGCTGTAAAATCGATGCTTGCTACTTCTGTCTGAGGATAAATAGGAATTTTAGCGGTCACCACTTCGCCATTAAAATCAGCAACTAACCCGTTTTTTCTTATTGCTTCAATATGTTCTGGCCAACCATCAACAAAAATAACGTCATTTCCTGCTTGATGTAACATTAGTCCAAAGCGACTGCCCATAGCGCCAGCACCTGCGATAATAATCTTCATTTCTTTTCCTCCGTTCAATTTTTTATTTTTAGGTAAAAATCTGCTAAGAAAATCTCTATCTCTTACTTTTATAGCAATAAAAAGGCAAAACATATGTTATATTATAAGTGATCTATTTGTTATTTTTTATCCAAGCGCATTTATGTAAGCGCTTTTAAAAAGAAGGGGAGTTTCTGATGAATATTCAGCTTTTAAAGTACTTCATTGAAATTGTTAATACCCGCAGTTTATCGGCGGCCGCTCGCAATTTATTTGTCACCCAACCAACACTTTCTTTAGCATTGAAAAAAATGGAATCTGAGTTAGGC from Enterococcus faecalis includes the following:
- a CDS encoding ribonuclease HII → MVKESIQAIKEALLTVTDATDERLASWREDERSGVQQAIKQWERRQLAKEQEWQLFKKMSQFEEAAYKKGHRLIAGIDEVGRGPLAGPVVTAAVILPKDCQLLGLNDSKKLSAKKRETLYNQIQEQAVAIGLGIADQGVIDQINIYQATKQAMKMAIDDLAFAPDYLLIDAMQLDVPQPQESLIKGDARSISIAAASIIAKVTRDRLMEEYDELYPGYGFKNNAGYGTKEHLLGLEKYGVTPIHRRTFAPIKDMI
- the ylqF gene encoding ribosome biogenesis GTPase YlqF, which gives rise to MTIQWFPGHMAKARREVSEKIKYVDIVFELVDARLPLSSRNPMMDQIVQQKPRLVLLNKGDLADNDQNKKWQHYFQKKGYQTLVINAQQNKGINKIVPAAKEALKEKLAREQAKGLKPRAIRAMCIGIPNVGKSTLMNRLVGKKIAQTGNKPGVTKGQQWLRSGSQLELLDTPGILWPKFEDEEIGKKLALTGAIKDQLLHLDDLAIYGLEFFARFYPQRLTERYGLTEEELFLPAPEQLMLISQKRGFRDDYNRASEMIILEIRSGKLGTYTLDRWEELGDE
- a CDS encoding 2-dehydropantoate 2-reductase; the encoded protein is MKIIIAGAGAMGSRFGLMLHQAGNDVIFVDGWPEHIEAIRKNGLVADFNGEVVTAKIPIYPQTEVASIDFTADLVILFTKAMQLEGMLEALEHFLNKNTKVLCLLNGIGHEDIIKKYVPYENILLGNTMWTAGLEGPGKVKLFGNGSIDLQNLGAQSEQAAEAVIKVLNNAGLNARYSENILSSIYKKACVNGTMNGLCTLLDCNMADFGETEQADQIVQQIVNEFLAVAEVEQVTLDKQAVLQQIRSCYNRETIGLHHPSMYQDLITNHRLTEIDYINGAIVRKGKAYGIATPYCQFLTELIHCKENLLHAK